GCTTCCTTCCCGGTGGCGCTGGTGGCGACGGCGCAATTTGTGGCAAACGATCTGCCGCTGACCATGAAAACCGTGCTCGCCACAGTGCTGTTTATGCTGTTCGGCCTGTTTTACAGCCTGATGAACTGCTCATATGGCGCGATGGTGCCCGCCATCACTAAAAATCCGCAGGAGCGCGCGCATCTCGCCGCGTGGCGCCAGGGCGGCGCGACGCTCGGGCTGCTGCTCTGTACCGTCGGCTTTATGCCGATCCAGTCGCTCTTTACCGCGCGCCCGTCGCAGGGCTACCTGACGGCGGCGCTGATTTTCGCCGTAGTCGGGCTTATCAGCATGTTCTTCTGCTACCGCGGCGTGCGCGAGCGTTACGTGGAAGTGGTGCCCGCCGGGCATAAGCCCGGCATGCTGAAATCGTTCTGCGCGATTTTCCGGAACCCGCCGCTGCTGGTGCTGTGCATCGCCAATCTCTGCACGCTGGCGGCGTTTAACATCAAGCTCGCCATTCAGGTCTACTACACGCAGTACGTGCTAAACGATTTGCATCTGTTGTCGTGGATGGGCTTTTTCAGCATGGGCTGCATTCTGGTAGGCGTGTTTATGGTGCCGGGCGCGGTGAAGCGTTTTGGCAAAAAACAGGTTTATCTCGGCGGGCTGACGCTCTGGGCGCTCGGCGATATTTTCAATTACGTCTGGGGCGCGACATCACTCAGTTTTGTGCTGTTTTCCTGCATGGCGTTTTTCGGTACCGCGTTTGTGAATAGCCTGAACTGGGCGCTGGTGCCGGATACCGTGGATTACGGCGAATGGAAAACCGGCATCCGCGCCGAAGGATCGGTCTATACCGGCTATACCTTCTCCCGCAAGATTTCCGCGGCGCTGGCGGGGTTTCTGCCCGGCATTATGCTCACGGAGATTGGCTATGTGCCGAATGCGCTGCAAACGCCTGCGACGCTTGATGGCCTGCGCCAGCTGATTTTCCTCTGGCCCTGCGGGCTGGCGATTATCGCGGCCGTCACGATGGGGCTGTTTTATAAGCTCAATGAACAGCGCTTCGCCTTTATTATTGAGGAAATCGCCAGGCGGAAGAAATATGTCGCCGCCGCCCCGGAAGTCAGCGCCGACAATAAAGCCTCAGCCGTCACGTTATAACGATAACCATCTTCGCTCCTCCCCTTCTGTTTACAGAGGGGGCGGCCTTTCTGTACCTGTTATAGGGAAATACTATGAAGAGAATCGCAACCGCACTGCTCTGTTCGTCTGTGCCCTGCGCGGCTTTCGCGGGTGCCTATGTCGAAACCCGTGAAGCGTATAACACCGCCTCGGAATTGCACGAGGTTATTCTGCGCGCGGGCTATAACTTTGATATGGGCGCCGGTCTGATGGCCACCAACGCCTACAATGTGGGGAAATGGGACGAGATCAAGCACAGCTACAATGAAATCGAAGGCTGGTATCCGTTATTTAAACCAACAGAAAACCTGACGTTCCAGCCCGGCGGACTGATTAATGACAGTATCGACGGCTCCGGCGGCGCGCTCTATTTAGACACTAACTATAAATTTACGCCCTGGTTTAATCTGACGGTCCGCTATCGCTATAACCACAATAATTACGACACGCCGGATTTTAACGGGCAGAGGGATAAAAACGACACGCATGAATTCGCTAATTACTGGAATTTTAACGTCACGGATAAACTTGCGTATACGTTTGAGCCGCACTTCTTTCAGCGGGTGAATGATTACCACAGTAAAAACGGCAAAGACCACCACTGGGAAATCACCAACGGCTTTCGCTATAAGCTCGATCAGCACTGGCTGCCCTATGCCGAGTTGCAGTGGCTGGACCGCTGGAACGACTATCACCGTGAGCAGTACCGACTCCGTCTCGGGTTACGGTATTCGTTCTGACATAAAAAAAGCCGCTGAATCTTCAGCGGCTTTTTATTCATACCGGGCGGCGGGAACGCCTGCCCGGTTTACGGACGCACCGTATTACTCTTCTTTCGCACCGCGCATAGCACGTTTACGTTCGTTTTCCGTCAGGTGACGTTTACGGATACGTACGGACAGCGGGGTAACTTCGACCAGTTCGTCGTCATCGATGAACTCGAGCGCCTGCTCCAGGGTCATCTTGATAGGCGGAACCAGAACCGTCGCTTCGTCCGTACCGGACGCGCGCATGTTGGTCAGTTTCTTACCGGTCAGGCAGTTTACCGTCAGGTCGTTAGAACGGCTGTGAATACCGATGATCTGGCCTTCATAGACTTCCGCACCGTGACCTAGGAACAGCTTGCCGCGATCCTGCAGACCGAACAGCGCGAACGCGACCGCTTTACCCTGACCGTTGGAGATCAGGACGCCGTTGTTACGCTGGCCCACTTCGCCCGGACGAATATCGTCATAGTGGCTGAAGGTGGAGTACAGCAGACCGGTACCGGAGGTCATGGTCATGAACTCGGAACGGAAGCCGATCAGGCCACGGCTTGGGATCACGTAGTCGAGACGTACGCGGCCTTTGCCGTCCGGATTCATGTTTTTCAGGTCGCCTTTACGCTCGCCCAGCGCCTGCATCACAGAACCCTGATGCTGTTCTTCAACGTCCAGCGTCACGTTCTCGAACGGCTCTTGTTTACGGCCGTCGATTTCGCGGAAGATAACTTTCGGACGGGAAACCGCCAGTTCGAAACCTTCACGACGCATGTTCTCGATAAGAACAGACAGGTGCAGTTCGCCACGGCCAGAAACGCGGAACGCGTCAGCGTCTTCGGTCTCTTCAACGCGCAGCGCCACGTTGTGCACCAGCTCTTTGTTCAGACGGTCAAGGATCTGACGAGAGGTAACGTATTTACCTTCTTTACCGCAGAACGGAGAGGTGTTGACGTTGAAGTACATAGAAACGGTCGGTTCGTCAACGGACAGGGCCGGCAGCGCTTCGACATTCTGCGGATCGCAGATGGTGTCGGAGATGTTCAGCTCGCCAAGACCGGTGATAGCGATGATATCGCCCGCTTCCGCCAGATCGGTATCGATACGCTCCAGGCCCAGGTGGCCCAGTACTTTACCGACTTTACCGTTACGGGTTTTGCCTTCGCTATCAATGATAGTGACCTGCTGGTTCGGCTTCACTTTACCGCGTTTGATACGGCCGATGCCGATGACGCCAACGTAGTTGTTGTAGTCCAGCTGGGAGATCTGCATCTGCAGCGGGCCGTCAAGATCGACGTCCGGCGCCGGTACATGGTCGACAATCGCCTGATACAGCGGGGTCATGTCTTCAGCCATGTCTTCGTGATCCAGACCCGCGATACCGTTCAGCGCGGACGCGTAAACGATAGGGAAGTCCAGCTGCTCGTCGGTCGCGTCGAGGTTGACGAACAGGTCGAACACCTGATCCACAACCCAGTCAGGACGCGCGCCCGGACGGTCAACTTTGTTGATAACCACGATAGGTTTCAGGCCATGGGCAAATGCTTTCTTGGTCACGAAGCGCGTTTGCGGCATGGGGCCGTCAAATGCGTCAACCACCAGCAGCACGGAATCAACCATGGACATTACACGTTCAACTTCACCACCGAAGTCGGCGTGCCCTGGGGTATCAACGATATTGATACGGTAATCATTCCATTTGATCGCGGTGTTTTTCGCGAGGATGGTAATCCCACGCTCTTTCTCCAAATCGTTGGAGTCCATCACGCGCTCTTGAGTTTCAGCACGTTCGTCGAACGTACCGGATTGCTGCAGCAGCTTGTCAACCAGGGTCGTTTTACCATGGTCAACGTGCGCAATGATGGCGATGTTACGCAATTTTTCGATCACAACTTTGCCTCAGGCATTAGAAATAGCGCGTTATTGTACACGTATTAATCGAAGGACTAAACAGGATCACAATCATCTGACGC
This DNA window, taken from Cronobacter universalis NCTC 9529, encodes the following:
- a CDS encoding MFS transporter, with the translated sequence MTAFTRQDPLTLRLSLREKFSYGMGDFGSNLMLCIGTLYLLKFYTDELHLPAFYGGVIFLVAKFFTALTDMLTGVLVDSRRAPGPRGKFRPFILFASFPVALVATAQFVANDLPLTMKTVLATVLFMLFGLFYSLMNCSYGAMVPAITKNPQERAHLAAWRQGGATLGLLLCTVGFMPIQSLFTARPSQGYLTAALIFAVVGLISMFFCYRGVRERYVEVVPAGHKPGMLKSFCAIFRNPPLLVLCIANLCTLAAFNIKLAIQVYYTQYVLNDLHLLSWMGFFSMGCILVGVFMVPGAVKRFGKKQVYLGGLTLWALGDIFNYVWGATSLSFVLFSCMAFFGTAFVNSLNWALVPDTVDYGEWKTGIRAEGSVYTGYTFSRKISAALAGFLPGIMLTEIGYVPNALQTPATLDGLRQLIFLWPCGLAIIAAVTMGLFYKLNEQRFAFIIEEIARRKKYVAAAPEVSADNKASAVTL
- the ompL gene encoding porin OmpL, with the protein product MKRIATALLCSSVPCAAFAGAYVETREAYNTASELHEVILRAGYNFDMGAGLMATNAYNVGKWDEIKHSYNEIEGWYPLFKPTENLTFQPGGLINDSIDGSGGALYLDTNYKFTPWFNLTVRYRYNHNNYDTPDFNGQRDKNDTHEFANYWNFNVTDKLAYTFEPHFFQRVNDYHSKNGKDHHWEITNGFRYKLDQHWLPYAELQWLDRWNDYHREQYRLRLGLRYSF
- the typA gene encoding ribosome-dependent GTPase TypA — protein: MIEKLRNIAIIAHVDHGKTTLVDKLLQQSGTFDERAETQERVMDSNDLEKERGITILAKNTAIKWNDYRINIVDTPGHADFGGEVERVMSMVDSVLLVVDAFDGPMPQTRFVTKKAFAHGLKPIVVINKVDRPGARPDWVVDQVFDLFVNLDATDEQLDFPIVYASALNGIAGLDHEDMAEDMTPLYQAIVDHVPAPDVDLDGPLQMQISQLDYNNYVGVIGIGRIKRGKVKPNQQVTIIDSEGKTRNGKVGKVLGHLGLERIDTDLAEAGDIIAITGLGELNISDTICDPQNVEALPALSVDEPTVSMYFNVNTSPFCGKEGKYVTSRQILDRLNKELVHNVALRVEETEDADAFRVSGRGELHLSVLIENMRREGFELAVSRPKVIFREIDGRKQEPFENVTLDVEEQHQGSVMQALGERKGDLKNMNPDGKGRVRLDYVIPSRGLIGFRSEFMTMTSGTGLLYSTFSHYDDIRPGEVGQRNNGVLISNGQGKAVAFALFGLQDRGKLFLGHGAEVYEGQIIGIHSRSNDLTVNCLTGKKLTNMRASGTDEATVLVPPIKMTLEQALEFIDDDELVEVTPLSVRIRKRHLTENERKRAMRGAKEE